ATCTACCTCGACAACGGCGCGACCTCCTTCCCGAAGCCGCCATCGGTCGCGGCGGCCATGTCCCACTTCACGCTCGAAGTCGGCGGCAGCCCGGGGCGTTCCGGACATCACCGCTCCCAGGAGGCCGCCCGCGCGGTCTTCGCCTGCCGCGAGGCGCTCGCGGCGCTCATCGGCGCGCCCGATTCGCGGCGCGTCGCGTTCACCCTCAACGCCACGCAGGCGCTCAACACCGCCATCTACGGCATCCTGCGACCGGGCGACCGGGTGCTCACGACCTCGATGGAGCACAACTCGACGATGCGGCCGCTGCGGGACCTGGAGCACCGCGGCGTGATCTCGCTGGAGGTGCTCCCCTGCGACGGCGCCGGGCGGCTGGACCTGGCGGCGCTCGAGCGCGCGCTGCGCTCGCGGCCGCGGCTGCTGGCGGCGGTGCACGCCTCGAACGTCAGCGGCGCCATCCTGCCGCTGCGGGAGGTCGGGGCGCTGGCGCGCGCCGCCGGGACGCTGCTGCTCGTGGACGCCGCGCAGTCGGCCGGCGCGCAGCCGATCGACGTGATCGCGGACGGCGTCGACCTGCTGGCGTTCACCGGGCACAAGGCGCTCTTCGGGCCGCAGGGGACCGGCGGTCTCTGGGCGCGCGAGGGGGTGGAGCCGGAGCCCCTCTTTCGCGGCGGCACGGGCAGCAACTCCGAGCTCGAGGAGCAGCCCGTCTTCTGGCCGGACCGGCTCGAGAGCGGCACGCCCAACGGCGTCGGGCTCGCCGGGCTGCTCGCCGGGGTGTCGTTCATCGCCGAGACGGGCCTCGAGCTGATCCGCGCCCGCGAGGAGGCGCTGACGCGCCGGCTGATCGCGGGGCTGGGCGCGCTGCCGGGGATCACCGTCCACGGCCCCGGCGCCGACGAGAGACGCGCGCCGACCGTCTCGGTGACCTTCGAGGGGCTGGTGCCCTCGGAGGCGGGCTTCCTCCTCGAGGAGGGCTTCGGCGTGCTCACGCGCGTCGGCCTGCACTGCGCGCCGGCCGCGCACCGCACGATCGGGACGTACCCGCAGGGGACGGTGCGGTTCGCGCCGGGGTTCTTCACGACCGAGGCGGACATCGACGCGGCGATCGCGGGCTGCCGCTACCTGGCGACGAAGAAGGGGAGGGCGCGGTGAGCGACGCGCCCCGCTTCGCCGTCGCGACGTTTCACTCGACGCACGCCGTGCTCAAGGCCGAGAAGATCCTCAAGGACGCGGGCGTGGCCGACGTGCGTCTGGTGCCGGTGCCGAGCCAGGTGTCGTCCGACTGCGGCGTGACGGTGCGCTTCGCGGCGGCGGAGTCCGCGCGGGCGCGGGAGCTGCTGCGGCCGCTCGCGGACGACCTGCAAGGCCTCTACGTCGAGGCGCCGGGGGGCTGGGTCCCGTTTCAGTAGCGATCCGGCCGAGCCGCGACGGCGCGGGCTTGTCCCCGTGCCGGGCCACGACCCGGCGGCGCCTGTTCACTTCCGTCTCGCCCTTCGCCCCTCAGCCCGCGAGCGCACTCAGCGGCTGCTCGACTGTCAATGCGCCGGCCACACTCAGCGGACACAGCCTGCGGCCGACGCATTATGACCGTTCACAGGCGCCCCCGGGCCGTGGCCCTGTCACGAGCCTGGCCCTGTGCGAAAGCGTGGCCCGGCACGAGCACGGTGGCGTTTTGCGCCTTCTGCCGTATAATCCTGCCCACACGGGAGCGGATGGGTCACTGGTGGGCCCCCCGGACTTCAAATCCGGTCGGCGGGCGCTAATCACGTCCGCGGTAGGTTCGATTCCTACACGCTCCCGCCACACGCCCGACACCCGCGCGAACGGCGAAGGCACGGAACGGCAGGGGGACAGAATTCAATGCTGTCCTCCTACGAAAGGAACGAAGAAAGGGGAACGGGAATGCCGTACGTCAACGTCCGCATCACCAGGACCGGCGTCACCGCCGAGCAGAAGGCCGCCGTCATCAAGGGCGTCACCGACGTCCTCGTGAAAGTCCTCGGCAAGGACCCCCAGTCGACCTTCGTGGTCATCGACGAGGTCGACACGGACAACTGGGGCATCGCCGGCGAGACGATCACCGCGCGACGCGCGAAGACGAAGTAGCGCCCGCGCCGCCGCATCCGGGGACGTCGCCGTCAGACCACTGGCTGAAGGCGAGGCGCCCCCGCCGGGCACGCGGCGGGGGCGCCTTGGACGAGGACCTCGGCGTTCTTACTGCCGGATGATCGCGTCCCGCTTCGAAACGCCGAGATCGGACTCCCCGGGCGCAGCGGAGACGCCGAGATCTCCCGCCTGCAGCGTGTTGCTGACCCTGATGATGTCGTACGAAACCTGGTAGGTCCCGTCGGTGCCCGACAAGACCATGTGATCTCCTTCAACGGTGCCTGACACGACGTCGGGCGCCCAATTGT
This portion of the bacterium genome encodes:
- a CDS encoding DUF3343 domain-containing protein — translated: MSDAPRFAVATFHSTHAVLKAEKILKDAGVADVRLVPVPSQVSSDCGVTVRFAAAESARARELLRPLADDLQGLYVEAPGGWVPFQ
- a CDS encoding 4-oxalocrotonate tautomerase family protein, with the protein product MPYVNVRITRTGVTAEQKAAVIKGVTDVLVKVLGKDPQSTFVVIDEVDTDNWGIAGETITARRAKTK
- a CDS encoding aminotransferase class V-fold PLP-dependent enzyme, giving the protein MSGTGATIYLDNGATSFPKPPSVAAAMSHFTLEVGGSPGRSGHHRSQEAARAVFACREALAALIGAPDSRRVAFTLNATQALNTAIYGILRPGDRVLTTSMEHNSTMRPLRDLEHRGVISLEVLPCDGAGRLDLAALERALRSRPRLLAAVHASNVSGAILPLREVGALARAAGTLLLVDAAQSAGAQPIDVIADGVDLLAFTGHKALFGPQGTGGLWAREGVEPEPLFRGGTGSNSELEEQPVFWPDRLESGTPNGVGLAGLLAGVSFIAETGLELIRAREEALTRRLIAGLGALPGITVHGPGADERRAPTVSVTFEGLVPSEAGFLLEEGFGVLTRVGLHCAPAAHRTIGTYPQGTVRFAPGFFTTEADIDAAIAGCRYLATKKGRAR